The Coregonus clupeaformis isolate EN_2021a chromosome 20, ASM2061545v1, whole genome shotgun sequence genome contains a region encoding:
- the ushbp1 gene encoding colorectal mutant cancer protein isoform X2: MEEFKRGRSDTLDTQSEGEEMNPVTLVTTMAADPEVNSEPSQAELAQCEAEVGTLLSIIAELNRKMGALQAPSDPNDLKPQEPVILAPAPASMSSPPPSLCNPEEHTGTASKAPVTNRDGSGEVWSELQGVMSALEGSINTRRAWAVSNTAYGQDRQTEHLTAARDSWVQVTQVLEEMEREFGISYPSGLPPEERQQYQKDILALHQRNCALRSTLQSRQEELEGAKVTVGDMEVERNSLQERLLGLHKAWRSDSLSPPYSSSGSSSGGVLSPGWASPVSPSFLGSPPIPGSPLFLRRPTAMGVFPSLSTGGDISSLASPSPSPWPGSVPPGSPCPSPSPSVSLEGETERLQRCIERLKARNEHLTAALGRRKGESEQISMTLSRQEADSTALQMALQYCEECEEAYSELLSLYEGRKQQVIPHWRQIAGPVMESQLPNRPSLWSLRTEELSTSFSTPGGAVETETHIQTRGSEVEGCEADIRERIERLKQDRAAVCVPKPGPGGEGNLSPDTGTLGGPRGSRGGQGGQDTSNPQSTNREKAVLLYELVTVREEMSELRGLIRLTEKERRCLDWSLMAQKAQDAAGALISESLAEEIEDRRTKQQRTADNKNKLNIPGPQNRTILRELQVVLQREQVLKRRVSTVRESLDLVLSDSASRRRDNDEQMARLAQAHGKATGSYRKARRKYREQLWRLECQVSAMSDRHMTQIGALKATLEAMDCRREETVL; this comes from the exons ATGGAG GAGTTCAAACGAGGGAGATCTGATACCCTGGACACACAGTCAGAGGGTGAGGAGATGAACCCGGTTACCCTGGTAACCACAATGGCCGCTGACCCAGAGGTGAACTCTGAGCCCTCCCAGGCAGAGCTGGCCCAGTGTGAGGCCGAGGTGGGAACTCTACTCAGCATCATTGCTGAACTCAACAGGAAAATGGGCGCATTACAAGCACCAag TGATCCAAATGACCTTAAACCACAGGAGCCAGTCATCCTCGCTCCGGCTCCAGCCTCCATGTCCagccctcctccatccctctgcaACCCGGAGGAACACACTGGCACTGCGTCTAAAGCACCAGTAACCAACAGAG ACGGTAGTGGTGAGGTGTGGTCAGAGCTCCAGGGGGTCATGTCTGCTCTGGAAGGTTCCATCAACACCAGGAGGGCCTGGGCTGTCTCTAACACTGCCTATGGTCAGGACAGACAGACGGAACACCTCACAGCCGCCAGGGACAGCTGGGTGCAAGTCACACAG gtcttagaggagatggagagagagtttgGGATCTCGTACCCGTCTGGTCTGCCCCCTGAGGAGCGTCAGCAATACCAGAAGGACATCCTGGCACTTCACCAGCGGAACTGTGCCCTGCGCAGCACCCTGCAGAGCAGACAGGAAGAACTGGAGGGGGCAAAGGTCACCGTAGGAGACATGGAGGTTGAGAGGAACAGTCTACAGGAGAGG TTACTGGGTCTCCATAAGGCGTGGCGGTCAGAcagcctctctcctccctacAGCTCCTCAGGGAGCTCCAGTGGTGGGGTTCTGAGTCCTGGCTGGGCCTCCCCTGTTTCCCCTTCATTCCTTGGCTCTCCTCCCATCCCCGGGTCACCTCTGTTCCTCAGGAGACCCACCGCCATGGGGGTCTTCCCGTCCCTCTCCACTGGTGGGGACATATCCTCCTTGGCCTCCCCATCACCGTCCCCCTGGCCTGGGAGTGTCCCACCAGGCAGCCCCTGtcctagccccagccccagcgtCAGCCTggagggtgagacagagagactacagag GTGCATAGAAAGGCTGAAGGCCCGGAACGAGCATCTGACTGCAGCTCTGggcaggagaaagggagagtcaGAGCAGATCAGTATGACGCTCAGCagacaggaagctgacagcacAGCCCTGCAGATGGCTCTCCAATACTg cgaggagtgtgaggaggccTACAGTGAGTTACTGTCGCTGTACGAGGGCAGGAAACAGCAGGTCATACCACACTGGAGACAGATAGCAG GCCCGGTCATGGAGAGTCAGCTGCCCAACAGGCCGTCCCTCTGGAGTCTAAGAACTGAGGAGTTGTCCACCTCCTTCTCAACACCAGGGGGCGCTGTGGAGACAGAAACGCACATCCAGACCAG GGGGTCCGAGGTAGAGGGGTGCGAGGCGGACATTCGGGAGCGTATCGAGCGGTTGAAGCAGGACAGGGCCGCAGTGTGTGTCCCTAAGCCAGGGCCTGGGGGAGAGGGGAATCTCAGCCCAGATACAGGCACCCTGGGTGGGCCAAGAGGGAGCCGCGGAGGACAGGGGGGCCAGGACACCTCCAACCCCCAGAGCACCAACAGAGAGAAGGCTGTTCTGCTCTATGAACTGGTCACTGTCAGG GAGGAGATGTCGGAGCTGCGAGGTCTTATCCGTCTGACGGAGAAGGAGCGGAGGTGTCTGGACTGGAGTCTGATGGCTCAGAAGGCGCAGGATGCAGCCGGAGCCCTGATCTCTGAGAGCCTCGCTGAGGagatagaggacaggaggacaaAACAGCAG AGGACTGCTGACAACAAGAACAAGCTAAATATCCCTGGGCCTCAGAACCGCACCATCCTTCGAGAGCTACAGGTCGTCCTGCAACG GGAGCAGGTGCTGAAGAGGAGGGTGTCGACGGTGAGGGAGTCTCTGGACTTGGTTCTCTCCGACAGCGCCTCTCGCAGGAGAGACAATGATGAACAGATGGCTCGGCTCGCACAAGCGCACGG CAAGGCCACAGGGTCATACCGGAAGGCTCGCAGGAAGTACAGGGAGCAGCTGTGGAGGCTGGAGTGTCAGGTGTCAGCCATGTCAGATCGTCACATGACCCAGATCGGAGCCCTGAAGGCCACGCTGGAGGCCATGGACTGCAGGAGGGAAGAGACTGTACTCTGA
- the ushbp1 gene encoding colorectal mutant cancer protein isoform X1: MEEFKRGRSDTLDTQSEGEEMNPVTLVTTMAADPEVNSEPSQAELAQCEAEVGTLLSIIAELNRKMGALQAPSDPNDLKPQEPVILAPAPASMSSPPPSLCNPEEHTGTASKAPVTNRDGSGEVWSELQGVMSALEGSINTRRAWAVSNTAYGQDRQTEHLTAARDSWVQVTQVLEEMEREFGISYPSGLPPEERQQYQKDILALHQRNCALRSTLQSRQEELEGAKVTVGDMEVERNSLQERLLGLHKAWRSDSLSPPYSSSGSSSGGVLSPGWASPVSPSFLGSPPIPGSPLFLRRPTAMGVFPSLSTGGDISSLASPSPSPWPGSVPPGSPCPSPSPSVSLEGETERLQRCIERLKARNEHLTAALGRRKGESEQISMTLSRQEADSTALQMALQYCEECEEAYSELLSLYEGRKQQVIPHWRQIAGPVMESQLPNRPSLWSLRTEELSTSFSTPGGAVETETHIQTRFHRYYTAGSEVEGCEADIRERIERLKQDRAAVCVPKPGPGGEGNLSPDTGTLGGPRGSRGGQGGQDTSNPQSTNREKAVLLYELVTVREEMSELRGLIRLTEKERRCLDWSLMAQKAQDAAGALISESLAEEIEDRRTKQQRTADNKNKLNIPGPQNRTILRELQVVLQREQVLKRRVSTVRESLDLVLSDSASRRRDNDEQMARLAQAHGKATGSYRKARRKYREQLWRLECQVSAMSDRHMTQIGALKATLEAMDCRREETVL, from the exons ATGGAG GAGTTCAAACGAGGGAGATCTGATACCCTGGACACACAGTCAGAGGGTGAGGAGATGAACCCGGTTACCCTGGTAACCACAATGGCCGCTGACCCAGAGGTGAACTCTGAGCCCTCCCAGGCAGAGCTGGCCCAGTGTGAGGCCGAGGTGGGAACTCTACTCAGCATCATTGCTGAACTCAACAGGAAAATGGGCGCATTACAAGCACCAag TGATCCAAATGACCTTAAACCACAGGAGCCAGTCATCCTCGCTCCGGCTCCAGCCTCCATGTCCagccctcctccatccctctgcaACCCGGAGGAACACACTGGCACTGCGTCTAAAGCACCAGTAACCAACAGAG ACGGTAGTGGTGAGGTGTGGTCAGAGCTCCAGGGGGTCATGTCTGCTCTGGAAGGTTCCATCAACACCAGGAGGGCCTGGGCTGTCTCTAACACTGCCTATGGTCAGGACAGACAGACGGAACACCTCACAGCCGCCAGGGACAGCTGGGTGCAAGTCACACAG gtcttagaggagatggagagagagtttgGGATCTCGTACCCGTCTGGTCTGCCCCCTGAGGAGCGTCAGCAATACCAGAAGGACATCCTGGCACTTCACCAGCGGAACTGTGCCCTGCGCAGCACCCTGCAGAGCAGACAGGAAGAACTGGAGGGGGCAAAGGTCACCGTAGGAGACATGGAGGTTGAGAGGAACAGTCTACAGGAGAGG TTACTGGGTCTCCATAAGGCGTGGCGGTCAGAcagcctctctcctccctacAGCTCCTCAGGGAGCTCCAGTGGTGGGGTTCTGAGTCCTGGCTGGGCCTCCCCTGTTTCCCCTTCATTCCTTGGCTCTCCTCCCATCCCCGGGTCACCTCTGTTCCTCAGGAGACCCACCGCCATGGGGGTCTTCCCGTCCCTCTCCACTGGTGGGGACATATCCTCCTTGGCCTCCCCATCACCGTCCCCCTGGCCTGGGAGTGTCCCACCAGGCAGCCCCTGtcctagccccagccccagcgtCAGCCTggagggtgagacagagagactacagag GTGCATAGAAAGGCTGAAGGCCCGGAACGAGCATCTGACTGCAGCTCTGggcaggagaaagggagagtcaGAGCAGATCAGTATGACGCTCAGCagacaggaagctgacagcacAGCCCTGCAGATGGCTCTCCAATACTg cgaggagtgtgaggaggccTACAGTGAGTTACTGTCGCTGTACGAGGGCAGGAAACAGCAGGTCATACCACACTGGAGACAGATAGCAG GCCCGGTCATGGAGAGTCAGCTGCCCAACAGGCCGTCCCTCTGGAGTCTAAGAACTGAGGAGTTGTCCACCTCCTTCTCAACACCAGGGGGCGCTGTGGAGACAGAAACGCACATCCAGACCAGGTTCCATCGCTATTATACTGC GGGGTCCGAGGTAGAGGGGTGCGAGGCGGACATTCGGGAGCGTATCGAGCGGTTGAAGCAGGACAGGGCCGCAGTGTGTGTCCCTAAGCCAGGGCCTGGGGGAGAGGGGAATCTCAGCCCAGATACAGGCACCCTGGGTGGGCCAAGAGGGAGCCGCGGAGGACAGGGGGGCCAGGACACCTCCAACCCCCAGAGCACCAACAGAGAGAAGGCTGTTCTGCTCTATGAACTGGTCACTGTCAGG GAGGAGATGTCGGAGCTGCGAGGTCTTATCCGTCTGACGGAGAAGGAGCGGAGGTGTCTGGACTGGAGTCTGATGGCTCAGAAGGCGCAGGATGCAGCCGGAGCCCTGATCTCTGAGAGCCTCGCTGAGGagatagaggacaggaggacaaAACAGCAG AGGACTGCTGACAACAAGAACAAGCTAAATATCCCTGGGCCTCAGAACCGCACCATCCTTCGAGAGCTACAGGTCGTCCTGCAACG GGAGCAGGTGCTGAAGAGGAGGGTGTCGACGGTGAGGGAGTCTCTGGACTTGGTTCTCTCCGACAGCGCCTCTCGCAGGAGAGACAATGATGAACAGATGGCTCGGCTCGCACAAGCGCACGG CAAGGCCACAGGGTCATACCGGAAGGCTCGCAGGAAGTACAGGGAGCAGCTGTGGAGGCTGGAGTGTCAGGTGTCAGCCATGTCAGATCGTCACATGACCCAGATCGGAGCCCTGAAGGCCACGCTGGAGGCCATGGACTGCAGGAGGGAAGAGACTGTACTCTGA